GGCAAGGACGTGGCCGCGCGCGTTTCGGGGAAACTCCGGGCCGGCCTCGCCTCCGACTGCACGGAAGTCTGGGTCGAGGGGGACGCCCTTCATGCGAAGCGCCCCATTTATTCAGGCAAAGTCATAGCGGCGGTCAAATTCACTGGCTCGCCCCAGATGGCCGCGCTTCGCAAAAACGTTTTTCCCCTTCTCGACCCCCCGCGCGCGGGCTTTGCTCCGGAGGTCGAGACCTACACGCCGGAGCTGCCGGAGATCAAGGCGCACGCGAAGGCGTTCACGGAGTCGGAAAAGAAAACCTTGGACGTCTCGGAGGCCGACATCATCGTCTCTGGCGGCCGCGGCCTCAAGGAGCCCAAGAACTTCGAGATGCTCTTCGAGCTGGCGGACGCCCTCGGGGCCGCCGTCGGGGCGTCGCGCGCCGTCGTGGACGCCGGCTGGATCGGCCACGGGCACCAGGTCGGGCAGACGGGCAAGGTCGTCTCGCCATCGCTCTACATCGCCTGCGGCCTCTCGGGCGCCATCCAGCACCTCGTCGGCATAGGCACCTCGAAGTGTATCGTCGCCATCAACAAGGACCCCGAAGCCCCCATCTTCAAGGTTGCCGACTACGGCATCGTGGCCGACCTGTTCGAGGTGGTGCCGGCGCTCACGGAGGAGATCAAGAAACTCAGGGGGTAGAGGGGGACATCTCCTGCGGTGGCACAGG
The DNA window shown above is from Acidobacteriota bacterium and carries:
- a CDS encoding electron transfer flavoprotein subunit alpha/FixB family protein, with product MAKNILTFVEHRDGSVKKSSLEVTSCGHRLSEETGGRVLSVVIGGKGVESHAARLGEFGSDRVLCAVGENLEKYSSDAYAGIVADAVKKAEADIVLFPATLQGKDVAARVSGKLRAGLASDCTEVWVEGDALHAKRPIYSGKVIAAVKFTGSPQMAALRKNVFPLLDPPRAGFAPEVETYTPELPEIKAHAKAFTESEKKTLDVSEADIIVSGGRGLKEPKNFEMLFELADALGAAVGASRAVVDAGWIGHGHQVGQTGKVVSPSLYIACGLSGAIQHLVGIGTSKCIVAINKDPEAPIFKVADYGIVADLFEVVPALTEEIKKLRG